One Lagenorhynchus albirostris chromosome 8, mLagAlb1.1, whole genome shotgun sequence genomic region harbors:
- the EPHB6 gene encoding ephrin type-B receptor 6 isoform X1: MAAERAAPSGSRAAGMLCGLWVLVLVSSVLALEEVLLDTTGETSEIGWLTYPPGGWDEVSVLDDQQRLTRTFEACHVAGAPPGPGQDNWLQTHFVERRGAQRAHIRLHFSVRACSSLGVAGGTCRETFTLYYRQAEEPDSSDSISSWHLKRWTKVDTIAADESFPASSAWAVGPRGAGQRAGLQLNVKERSFGPLTQRGFYVAFQDTGACLALVAVRLFSYACPSVVRAFATFPETQASGAGGASLVAAVGTCVAHAEPEEDGGGAQAGGSPPRLHCNGEGKWMVAVGGCRCQPGHEPARGDKACQACPRGSYKASAGNAPCSPCPARSLAPDPAAPACPCLEGFYRASSDPPEAPCTAPPSAPQELWFEVQGSALMLHWRLPQELGGRGDLLFNVVCKECGAGGKGACRRCRDEVHFDPRQRGLTESRVLVGGLRAHVPYILEVQAVNGVSELSPDPPQAAAINVSTSYAVPSAVPAVHQVSRASSSITVSWPQPDQTNGNILDYQLRYYDQAEDESHSFTLTSETNTATVTQLSPGHIYGFQVRARTAAGHGPYGGKVYFQTLPQGELSAQLPESLSLVVGSILGALAFLLLAAITVLALVFQRKRRGTGYTEQLQQYSSPGLGVKYYVDPSTYEDPCQAIREFAREVDPTYMKIEEVIGEGSFGEVRRGRLQPRGRREQAVAIQALWSGGAESLQMAFLGQAAVLGQFQHPNILRLEGVVTKSRPLMVVTELMELGPLDSFLRQREGQFSSLQLVAMQRGVAAAMHYLSSFAFVHRALSAHSVLVNSHLVCKVARLGHSPQGPSCMLRWAAPEVIAHGKHTTSSDVWSFGIVMWEVMSYGERPYWDMRDQEVLNAIEQEFRLPPPPGCPPGLHLLMLDTWQKDRTQRPHFDQLVAAFDKMIRKPDTLQGVEHSGGSPRDRPSQALLNPVALDFPSLDSPQAWLSAIGLECYQDSFSQSGLHTFSDVAQLSLEDLPTLGITLAGHQKKLLHHIQLLQQHLRPPGSVEV, from the exons ATGGCTGCTGAGCGGGCTGCCCCGTCAGGGAGCAGGGCGGCGGGCATGCTGTGTGGCCTGTGGGTCCTGGTGCTGGTATCCTCAGTCCTGGCTCTGGAAG AGGTATTGCTGGACACCACTGGAGAGACATCTGAGATTGGCTGGCTCACCTACCCACCAGGTGGG TGGGACGAAGTGAGTGTTCTGGATGACCAGCAACGCCTGACTCGGACCTTCGAGGCATGCCACGTGGCCGGGGCCCCTCCCGGCCCCGGGCAGGACAACTGGCTGCAGACACACTTTGTGGAGCGGCGAGGGGCCCAGAGAGCGCACATCCGGCTGCACTTCTCCGTGCGGGCCTGCTCCAGCCTGGGCGTGGCGGGGGGCACCTGCCGGGAGACCTTCACGCTTTACTACCGCCAGGCCGAGGAGCCCGACAGCTCCGACAGCATCTCCTCCTGGCACCTCAAACGCTGGACCAAGGTGGACACGATCGCGGCGGATGAGAGTTTCCCCGCCTCCTCAGCGTGGGCGGTCGGCCCGCGCGGGGCGGGGCAGCGGGCGGGGCTCCAGCTGAACGTTAAGGAGCGGAGCTTCGGGCCCTTGACCCAGCGCGGCTTCTACGTGGCCTTCCAGGACACCGGGGCCTGCCTGGCCCTCGTGGCGGTCAGGCTCTTCTCCTACGCCTGCCCCTCCGTGGTCCGCGCCTTCGCCACCTTTCCTGAGACGCAGGCCAGTGGGGCCgggggggcctccctggtggcggcCGTGGGCACCTGTGTGGCGCACGCAGAGCCCgaggaggatggaggaggggccCAGGCAGGAGGCAGCCCTCCCAGGCTGCACTGTAACGGGGAGGGCAAGTGGATGGTAGCCGTCGGGGGCTGCCGCTGCCAGCCCGGGCACGAGCCTGCTCGCGGAGACAAGGCCTGCCAAG CCTGCCCCAGGGGGTCCTACAAGGCCTCGGCTGGGAATGCCCCCTGCTCACCGTGCCCTGCCCGCAGCCTCGCCCCTGACCCTGCGGCCCCTGCGTGCCCCTGCCTGGAGGGCTTCTACCGGGCCAGCTCCGACCCCCCAGAGGCCCCCTGCACTG CGCCCCCGTCGGCCCCTCAGGAGCTGTGGTTTGAGGTGCAGGGCTCTGCGCTCATGCTGCACTGGCGCCTGCCTCAGGAGCTGGGGGGACGCGGGGACCTGCTCTTCAACGTCGTGTGCAAGGAGTGTGGAGCGGGCGGCAAGGGCGCTTGTCGCCGCTGCAGGGATGAGGTGCATTTCGACCCCCGCCAGAGGGGCCTGACTGAGAGCCGCGTGCTCGTTGGGGGGCTCCGGGCACACGTGCCCTACATCTTGGAGGTGCAGGCCGTCAACGGGGTGTCGGAGCTCAGCCCCGACCCTCCCCAGGCTGCAGCCATCAATGTCAGCACCAGCTACGCAG TTCCCTCCGCAGTCCCTGCTGTGCACCAGGTGAGCCGGGCCTCCAGCAGCATCACCGTGTCCTGGCCACAGCCCGACCAGACCAACGGGAACATCCTGGACTATCAGCTCCGCTACTATGAccag GCAGAAGATGAATCCCACTCCTTCACCCTGACCAGCGAGACCAACACGGCCACCGTGACCCAGCTGAGCCCTGGCCACATCTATGGCTTCCAGGTGCGGGCACGGACGGCCGCAGGCCACGGCCCGTACGGGGGCAAGGTCTACTTCCAGACGCTGCCTCAAG GTGAGCTGTCCGCCCAGCTTCCTGAGAGCCTATCCTTGGTGGTTGGGTCCATCCTGGGGGCGCTGGCCTTCCTTCTACTGGCGGCCATCACCGTGCTGGCTCTCGTCTTCCAGAG GAAGCGGCGTGGAACTGGCTACACGGAGCAGCTGCAGCAGTACAGCAGCCCAG GGCTCGGGGTGAAGTACTACGTCGACCCCTCCACCTACGAGGACCCCTGCCAGGCCATCCGAGAATTCGCACGGGAGGTCGATCCCACGTACATGAAGATCGAGGAGGTCATTGGAGAAG GCTCCTTCGGGGAGGTGCGCCGGGGCCGCCTGCAGCCCCGGGGACGGCGGGAGCAGGCCGTGGCCATCCAGGCCCTGTGGAGCGGAGGTGCCGAGAGCCTGCAGATGGCCTTCCTAGGCCAGGCCGCAGTGCTGGGCCAGTTTCAGCACCCCAACATCCTGCGGCTGGAGGGCGTGGTCACCAAGAGCCGGCCCCTCATGGTGGTGACGGAGCTCATGGAGCTGGGCCCCCTGGACAGCTTCCTGAGG CAGCGCGAGGGCCAGTTCAGCAGCCTGCAGCTGGTGGCCATGCAGCGGGGCGTGGCCGCCGCCATGCACTACCTGTCCAGCTTCGCCTTCGTCCACCGTGCACTCTCTGCCCACAGTGTGCTGGTGAACAGCCACCTAGTGTGCAAAGTGGCTCGTCTTGGCCACAGTCCTCAG GGCCCAAGCTGTATGCTTCGCTGGGCAGCCCCAGAGGTCATTGCACACGGGAAACATACAACATCCAGCGACGTCTGGAGCTTTGGGATAGTGATGTGGGAAGTGATGAGTTACGGGGAACGGCCCTACTGGGACATGCGTGACCAGGAG GTACTAAATGCAATAGAGCAGGAGTTCCGGCTGCCCCCGCCTCCAGGCTGTCCACCTGGACTACACCTGCTTATGCTGGACACTTGGCAGAAGGATCGTACCCAGCGACCTCACTTTGACCAGCTGGTGGCTGCGTTTGACAAGATGATCCGCAAGCCAGACACTCTGCAGGGAGTAGAGCACTCCGGCGGGAGCCCCAGGGACAG aCCTTCCCAGGCCCTTCTGAACCCCGTGGCCCTGGACTTTCCCTCTCTGGACTCCCCCCAGGCCTGGCTCTCGGCCATCGGCCTGGAGTGCTACCAGGACAGCTTCTCCCAGTCTGGCCTCCACACCTTCAGTGACGTGGCTCAGCTCAGCCTGGA AGACCTGCCAACCCTGGGCATCACCCTGGCCGGCCACCAGAAGAAGCTGCTACACCACATCCAGCTCCTGCAGCAGCACCTGAGGCCGCCGGGCTCTGTGGAGGTCTGA
- the EPHB6 gene encoding ephrin type-B receptor 6 isoform X2, with translation MAAERAAPSGSRAAGMLCGLWVLVLVSSVLALEEVLLDTTGETSEIGWLTYPPGGWDEVSVLDDQQRLTRTFEACHVAGAPPGPGQDNWLQTHFVERRGAQRAHIRLHFSVRACSSLGVAGGTCRETFTLYYRQAEEPDSSDSISSWHLKRWTKVDTIAADESFPASSAWAVGPRGAGQRAGLQLNVKERSFGPLTQRGFYVAFQDTGACLALVAVRLFSYACPSVVRAFATFPETQASGAGGASLVAAVGTCVAHAEPEEDGGGAQAGGSPPRLHCNGEGKWMVAVGGCRCQPGHEPARGDKACQACPRGSYKASAGNAPCSPCPARSLAPDPAAPACPCLEGFYRASSDPPEAPCTAPPSAPQELWFEVQGSALMLHWRLPQELGGRGDLLFNVVCKECGAGGKGACRRCRDEVHFDPRQRGLTESRVLVGGLRAHVPYILEVQAVNGVSELSPDPPQAAAINVSTSYAVPSAVPAVHQVSRASSSITVSWPQPDQTNGNILDYQLRYYDQAEDESHSFTLTSETNTATVTQLSPGHIYGFQVRARTAAGHGPYGGKVYFQTLPQGELSAQLPESLSLVVGSILGALAFLLLAAITVLALVFQRKRRGTGYTEQLQQYSSPGLGVKYYVDPSTYEDPCQAIREFAREVDPTYMKIEEVIGEGSFGEVRRGRLQPRGRREQAVAIQALWSGGAESLQMAFLGQAAVLGQFQHPNILRLEGVVTKSRPLMVVTELMELGPLDSFLRQREGQFSSLQLVAMQRGVAAAMHYLSSFAFVHRALSAHSVLVNSHLVCKVARLGHSPQGPSCMLRWAAPEVIAHGKHTTSSDVWSFGIVMWEVMSYGERPYWDMRDQEVLNAIEQEFRLPPPPGCPPGLHLLMLDTWQKDRTQRPHFDQLVAAFDKMIRKPDTLQGVEHSGGSPRDRDLPTLGITLAGHQKKLLHHIQLLQQHLRPPGSVEV, from the exons ATGGCTGCTGAGCGGGCTGCCCCGTCAGGGAGCAGGGCGGCGGGCATGCTGTGTGGCCTGTGGGTCCTGGTGCTGGTATCCTCAGTCCTGGCTCTGGAAG AGGTATTGCTGGACACCACTGGAGAGACATCTGAGATTGGCTGGCTCACCTACCCACCAGGTGGG TGGGACGAAGTGAGTGTTCTGGATGACCAGCAACGCCTGACTCGGACCTTCGAGGCATGCCACGTGGCCGGGGCCCCTCCCGGCCCCGGGCAGGACAACTGGCTGCAGACACACTTTGTGGAGCGGCGAGGGGCCCAGAGAGCGCACATCCGGCTGCACTTCTCCGTGCGGGCCTGCTCCAGCCTGGGCGTGGCGGGGGGCACCTGCCGGGAGACCTTCACGCTTTACTACCGCCAGGCCGAGGAGCCCGACAGCTCCGACAGCATCTCCTCCTGGCACCTCAAACGCTGGACCAAGGTGGACACGATCGCGGCGGATGAGAGTTTCCCCGCCTCCTCAGCGTGGGCGGTCGGCCCGCGCGGGGCGGGGCAGCGGGCGGGGCTCCAGCTGAACGTTAAGGAGCGGAGCTTCGGGCCCTTGACCCAGCGCGGCTTCTACGTGGCCTTCCAGGACACCGGGGCCTGCCTGGCCCTCGTGGCGGTCAGGCTCTTCTCCTACGCCTGCCCCTCCGTGGTCCGCGCCTTCGCCACCTTTCCTGAGACGCAGGCCAGTGGGGCCgggggggcctccctggtggcggcCGTGGGCACCTGTGTGGCGCACGCAGAGCCCgaggaggatggaggaggggccCAGGCAGGAGGCAGCCCTCCCAGGCTGCACTGTAACGGGGAGGGCAAGTGGATGGTAGCCGTCGGGGGCTGCCGCTGCCAGCCCGGGCACGAGCCTGCTCGCGGAGACAAGGCCTGCCAAG CCTGCCCCAGGGGGTCCTACAAGGCCTCGGCTGGGAATGCCCCCTGCTCACCGTGCCCTGCCCGCAGCCTCGCCCCTGACCCTGCGGCCCCTGCGTGCCCCTGCCTGGAGGGCTTCTACCGGGCCAGCTCCGACCCCCCAGAGGCCCCCTGCACTG CGCCCCCGTCGGCCCCTCAGGAGCTGTGGTTTGAGGTGCAGGGCTCTGCGCTCATGCTGCACTGGCGCCTGCCTCAGGAGCTGGGGGGACGCGGGGACCTGCTCTTCAACGTCGTGTGCAAGGAGTGTGGAGCGGGCGGCAAGGGCGCTTGTCGCCGCTGCAGGGATGAGGTGCATTTCGACCCCCGCCAGAGGGGCCTGACTGAGAGCCGCGTGCTCGTTGGGGGGCTCCGGGCACACGTGCCCTACATCTTGGAGGTGCAGGCCGTCAACGGGGTGTCGGAGCTCAGCCCCGACCCTCCCCAGGCTGCAGCCATCAATGTCAGCACCAGCTACGCAG TTCCCTCCGCAGTCCCTGCTGTGCACCAGGTGAGCCGGGCCTCCAGCAGCATCACCGTGTCCTGGCCACAGCCCGACCAGACCAACGGGAACATCCTGGACTATCAGCTCCGCTACTATGAccag GCAGAAGATGAATCCCACTCCTTCACCCTGACCAGCGAGACCAACACGGCCACCGTGACCCAGCTGAGCCCTGGCCACATCTATGGCTTCCAGGTGCGGGCACGGACGGCCGCAGGCCACGGCCCGTACGGGGGCAAGGTCTACTTCCAGACGCTGCCTCAAG GTGAGCTGTCCGCCCAGCTTCCTGAGAGCCTATCCTTGGTGGTTGGGTCCATCCTGGGGGCGCTGGCCTTCCTTCTACTGGCGGCCATCACCGTGCTGGCTCTCGTCTTCCAGAG GAAGCGGCGTGGAACTGGCTACACGGAGCAGCTGCAGCAGTACAGCAGCCCAG GGCTCGGGGTGAAGTACTACGTCGACCCCTCCACCTACGAGGACCCCTGCCAGGCCATCCGAGAATTCGCACGGGAGGTCGATCCCACGTACATGAAGATCGAGGAGGTCATTGGAGAAG GCTCCTTCGGGGAGGTGCGCCGGGGCCGCCTGCAGCCCCGGGGACGGCGGGAGCAGGCCGTGGCCATCCAGGCCCTGTGGAGCGGAGGTGCCGAGAGCCTGCAGATGGCCTTCCTAGGCCAGGCCGCAGTGCTGGGCCAGTTTCAGCACCCCAACATCCTGCGGCTGGAGGGCGTGGTCACCAAGAGCCGGCCCCTCATGGTGGTGACGGAGCTCATGGAGCTGGGCCCCCTGGACAGCTTCCTGAGG CAGCGCGAGGGCCAGTTCAGCAGCCTGCAGCTGGTGGCCATGCAGCGGGGCGTGGCCGCCGCCATGCACTACCTGTCCAGCTTCGCCTTCGTCCACCGTGCACTCTCTGCCCACAGTGTGCTGGTGAACAGCCACCTAGTGTGCAAAGTGGCTCGTCTTGGCCACAGTCCTCAG GGCCCAAGCTGTATGCTTCGCTGGGCAGCCCCAGAGGTCATTGCACACGGGAAACATACAACATCCAGCGACGTCTGGAGCTTTGGGATAGTGATGTGGGAAGTGATGAGTTACGGGGAACGGCCCTACTGGGACATGCGTGACCAGGAG GTACTAAATGCAATAGAGCAGGAGTTCCGGCTGCCCCCGCCTCCAGGCTGTCCACCTGGACTACACCTGCTTATGCTGGACACTTGGCAGAAGGATCGTACCCAGCGACCTCACTTTGACCAGCTGGTGGCTGCGTTTGACAAGATGATCCGCAAGCCAGACACTCTGCAGGGAGTAGAGCACTCCGGCGGGAGCCCCAGGGACAG AGACCTGCCAACCCTGGGCATCACCCTGGCCGGCCACCAGAAGAAGCTGCTACACCACATCCAGCTCCTGCAGCAGCACCTGAGGCCGCCGGGCTCTGTGGAGGTCTGA